The stretch of DNA GCCACTGATGGAACAGAGCAATGCCTGGCAAGCCATGCGCAACAACGTGCTCGGCACCTATACCCTGGCCAGCGCGGCACAGCGTCATGGCGTCGCCAAATTCGTACTCATTTCCACCGACAAAGCCGTCAACCCCACCAATGTCATGGGCGCATCGAAACGCCTGGCAGAAATGGTGTGCCAGAGCCTGCATGCAGCGCCTGCCGAAACACCGCGCACACGTTTCGTAGCGGTGCGTTTCGGCAATGTACTCGGCAGTTCCGGCAGCGTCATTCCCAAGTTCCAGGAACAGATAGCCCACGGCGGACCTATTACGGTCACCCATCCGGATATCACCCGCTACTTCATGTCCATCCCCGAAGCCTGCCAGCTGGTACTGCAAGCCGGCTTAATGGGTGACGGCGGTGAAATTTTTGTGCTGGATATGGGTGAACCCGTAAAGATCGCTGACCTTGCTCGCGACATGATACGGCTCTCCGGGTACAGTGAAACCGATATTAAAATCGTCTATTCTGGCCTGCGTCCCGGCGAAAAACTGTATGAAGAACTGCTCGCCGATGACGAACACACCTTACCCACCCCGCACCCGAAACTGCGCATCGCCCAAGCGCGCGCTGTAGACGACGCCTGGCTGGCGCTGGCGATGGAATGGCTGACTCAGGACAGCATCGTCTGCGAAACCGAAGTCAAAAATAAGCTTAAAACCTGGGTCACCGAATACACCCCACAATCTCAGCCTGATTAAATCCCTCTGTGGTTGTCATCCTGCCGGATGACAACATCAGAATAAACGTAATAGAATGATGACACTAAGCCTGATTTAATCAGGCGCTCATTCCAGGCCACAGCTTCACATGACAATCGTCCTTCCCGAAACGCAGGCACTTGCACCAGATCAGTGGTACCCGCCCCTGCCTGGCACCTATGACGAAATGCTCGACGGTAACGGACAGGTTCGCCCCCACTGGGAGTACCTGATCCGCGCCTTGGACACGCTGGGCACGACCGAATTCGAACGGCGCGGCACTGAAGCGGCAAAACTGCTGCGTGAAAATGGGGTTACCTACAACGTCTACGGCGATCCCGCCGGACAAAGCCGGCCATGGCAGCTTGATCCTGTCCCCATGCTGGTTTCCAGCGAAGAATGGAGCGATATTGAAAGCGGCTTGCAGGAACGGGCTGAACTGCTCAACCTGATCCTCGCCGATATCTATGGCCCACGGGAATTGATCAAAAAAGGCTTGCTGCCGCTGGAACTGGTTTATAGTCACCCCGGATTTTTACGCGCCTGCGATCAGGTTATGCTGCGCGGCAAACATCAACTGGTAGTGTACGCAGCCGATCTGGCGCGCGGACCCGATAACCACATGTGGGTGCTGAGCGATCGCACTCAGGCACCATCGGGTGCCGGCTATGCACTGGAGAACCGGGTCGCCATGACACGCGTACTGCCCAGCCTGTTTCGTGATTCACACGTGCACCGGCTGGCACTATTCTTCCAATCGCTGCGCGCCGGCCTGAACAGTATCGCCCCGCCATCCCAGGACACTCCGCGTGTTGTGGTGCTCACCCCCGGCCCGTTCAACGAAACCTTCTTCGAACACGCCTATCTGGCATCCTACTTGAGCTACCCGCTGGTGCAGGGTGATGATCTGACCGTACGTGATGGCTATGTGTGGCTAAAATCACTCAAAGGACTGGAGCGCGTCGACGTCATTCTGCGCCGGGTGGATGATGATTTTTGCGATCCACTGGAACTACGCGAAGATTCCCGCCTCGGCGTGCCGGGTCTGGTGGAGGTCGTGCGTAACGGCAACGTTGCTATCGCCAACCCGCTCGGTAGCGGTGTACTGGAAAACCCCGGCTTACTGGCATTTCTGCCGGGCATTGCCGAACATTTCCTGGGACGCCAGTTGCGCCTGCCCTCTGCGCCAACATGGTGGTGCGGCCAACCAAAAGAGCTGGAGTATGTGCTGGCCAATCTGCACAAGCTGGTGATCAAATCGACCTGTCGCACCTCAGGCTCACGCCCGGTGTTTGGCCAACTGCTGAGCCAGAAAGAATTAGCCGAATGGCGCACGCGCATCCGGGCACAACCGATGCTTTATGTCGGACAGGAACAGGAAGAGTTCTCTACCGTCCCCGTTCTTGTCCCCGGCGGGCTGGAGCCACGCCATGCCATTCTGCGCAGCTTCCTGGTGGCACGTGCCGACGGCTATGTGGTAATGCCAGGCGGCCTAACCCGCAGCGCGTCACACAAACACGACATACTGGTAAGTAACCAGACCGGCAGTATCAGCAAAGACACCTGGGTATTAGCATCCGAGCCGGAACAAACCACTGATCTGGTCATGAAGCCCAGTCCTGCCCAGGTTGCCGCCAGCCAGAGCGGCGCATTGCCGAGCCGTGCAGCAGACAATCTGTTCTGGGTGGGACGCTATGCCGAACGTGCAGAAGGCATCATCCGCCTGCTGCGCTCCACCATAAAAAAACTGCATGGCAACCCCGACCACAGCGCCCGGGAATACACCGAAAGCCTGCATTGCCTGCTGCGCGCCATAACCCAGATCACCCGTACCCAGCCCGGATTCATGGCAGAAAATGCGCAAGCGCTGCTGCGAGAACCGGATGCCGAATTACTTTCCATCGTATTGGATGAGACACGCATCGGCAGCCTCGCCAATACCTTGCGCTGCCTGGTGCAGGCCAGCTATACCGTGCGTGACCTGTGGTCGTCGGATACCTGGCGGGTAATGGAAGAACTGGAAGAACACTTGCACAACACCCAGCAACTGGCCAAGCCGACACTCGGGCAAGTACTGGATGTGCTGGATAAACTGGTGACATCATTGTCCGCCTTTAGCGGCCTGGTGATGGAGAACATGACCCGCGGCAATGGTTGGCTGTTCCTGGATATGGGGCGCCGCCTGGAACGTAACGTGTTGCAGCTCGCGCTACTGCGTGCCACGCTGGTTCAGCACAAGCGCGAAGCGGTAGAAAACCTGCTGATCGAAGCCTTGCTGGAAACCAGCGACAATCTGATCTGTTATCGCCATCACTATCGCAACAACATGGAACTCGTTGCATTTCTCGAACTGTTACTGCTGGATGAAAACAACCCGCGCTCGCTAGCCTATCAGACGGCACGTTTACAGGAGCACGTCAGCAAACTGCCGCGCGAGCAGCAGGGCGGCCTGCTTAGCCCTGAACAACGCCTGACACTGGAAGCCTCTTCCACATTGCGCCTGGCAATCATCGCCGAGCTGACCGCTATTGCCGAGAACGGCACACGCCAGAATCTTGATCAACTGCTCACCCGTCTCAATTATCTGACAAGTGCGCTGTCCGATGCCGTTACCGCCACCTACTTCCGCCATGAAAGCGCCCCGCAACCACTTGCCCCGCTAAGGACGACATAACGCCATGCGCTATCAGGTCATCCACACAACCGAATACGACTACCGCGAATCTGTCGGGCAGTCCTACAACGAAGCGCGTTTATTACCGCGGGTTACAGCCAATCAGCAATGTCACCGCACACAACTGCAGATTTCGCCGTCGCCGACCGATTATCATGAACGCGAAGATTTCTTCGGCAACCGTGTCGCCTATTTTTCTATTCGTGAATCCCACAAACGCTTCATCGTCACCGCAACCAGCGAAGTGCAAATTGCACCACAGGAAGCACAATTGAATTTTTCCCTGGGGGCAGACTGGGAAAGCGCGCGCCTCACACTGGGCCAGCAGCGCGACCCGCAAACGCTGGATGCGCTGCAATACACGCTGGACTCCCCTTTCATCGCTGCGACTGCTGAGTTGGCAGCCTATGCGCAGGCATCGTTCCCGCGCGGGCGGTCTTTGCTGGAGGCGGTGAACGATCTGATGGGACGCATCCATACCGACTTCACCTACGATCCCGATTTCACCACCCTTGCCACCCCGCTGGCAACC from Sulfuriferula thiophila encodes:
- a CDS encoding circularly permuted type 2 ATP-grasp protein — encoded protein: MTIVLPETQALAPDQWYPPLPGTYDEMLDGNGQVRPHWEYLIRALDTLGTTEFERRGTEAAKLLRENGVTYNVYGDPAGQSRPWQLDPVPMLVSSEEWSDIESGLQERAELLNLILADIYGPRELIKKGLLPLELVYSHPGFLRACDQVMLRGKHQLVVYAADLARGPDNHMWVLSDRTQAPSGAGYALENRVAMTRVLPSLFRDSHVHRLALFFQSLRAGLNSIAPPSQDTPRVVVLTPGPFNETFFEHAYLASYLSYPLVQGDDLTVRDGYVWLKSLKGLERVDVILRRVDDDFCDPLELREDSRLGVPGLVEVVRNGNVAIANPLGSGVLENPGLLAFLPGIAEHFLGRQLRLPSAPTWWCGQPKELEYVLANLHKLVIKSTCRTSGSRPVFGQLLSQKELAEWRTRIRAQPMLYVGQEQEEFSTVPVLVPGGLEPRHAILRSFLVARADGYVVMPGGLTRSASHKHDILVSNQTGSISKDTWVLASEPEQTTDLVMKPSPAQVAASQSGALPSRAADNLFWVGRYAERAEGIIRLLRSTIKKLHGNPDHSAREYTESLHCLLRAITQITRTQPGFMAENAQALLREPDAELLSIVLDETRIGSLANTLRCLVQASYTVRDLWSSDTWRVMEELEEHLHNTQQLAKPTLGQVLDVLDKLVTSLSAFSGLVMENMTRGNGWLFLDMGRRLERNVLQLALLRATLVQHKREAVENLLIEALLETSDNLICYRHHYRNNMELVAFLELLLLDENNPRSLAYQTARLQEHVSKLPREQQGGLLSPEQRLTLEASSTLRLAIIAELTAIAENGTRQNLDQLLTRLNYLTSALSDAVTATYFRHESAPQPLAPLRTT
- a CDS encoding transglutaminase family protein, coding for MRYQVIHTTEYDYRESVGQSYNEARLLPRVTANQQCHRTQLQISPSPTDYHEREDFFGNRVAYFSIRESHKRFIVTATSEVQIAPQEAQLNFSLGADWESARLTLGQQRDPQTLDALQYTLDSPFIAATAELAAYAQASFPRGRSLLEAVNDLMGRIHTDFTYDPDFTTLATPLATVLKHRRGVCQDFAHLAIGCLRAHGLAARYVSGYIETFPPPGEEKLVGSDASHAWFSVYVPELGWIDFDPTNNQIPVDQHIVLGWGRDYGDITPLKGVIFGGGEHELAVSVDVRNLGE